In Arenicella xantha, the genomic window AACAACGCGAGAAAAACCAAGCGGTTGATTTAGTCATTTCTGGCATTAACCACGGCGAAAACCTTGGCTCGTTGTCACACCTATCCGGCACCATTGGCTCAGCAATGGAAGGCGCCTACTACGGTATTCCGGCTATCGCAGTGTCGATTGAAAGCAAAGCGGCCAAAGAGAATAAGTTTGAAGCTGCTACGCAAGCAGTTTTAACACTAGTGGAAGGCATCCGAGAGAACGGCCTTCCCAAGGGAGTGGTTCTAAACGTTAACGTACCTGAAAACGCCAAAGGGGGAATGCGCATCGCACCGATGGACCACGATAATGTCAAGGTTGATGGCTTCACCCAAACCGGTGACAAATTTGAGCCAACATTCTCTTACCCGAAAGCAAACTTATCGTACAGCGACATGACGGTGTACGAGCAGGGGCTAATCGCGGTGACACCGATTCAGCTCGATTGGACCGATCACGAGGCAATCAAACTGATGAACACCTGGGATTTGGATAATTAACCGCCGCCTCGACACTGTGTAACTGAATTAGCTCACGCTTTTACACAGTGTCGATTTACACACTCTGTCGCAGCACGAACTGCGCTATCGAAAGCGTCTTCTAAACCACATACTCACGCCAACAATAACCATCAGCGCGGTCATCAAACCAGTCAGTGCGACCAACACCGAGCCCGCGGTTCCAGCGACTCTACCACTATGCAACGGCAAGCGGAGTGCGGCCACAAAGTCGCCTGCAGTGTCACCAGCCGGGTCAGCGACCGCCAGCACCTGACCACTACCGGCTCCAACATACACCGTGATAGGCCCTAAACCGAGCGTGCTTGGCTCGGCCAAATTAACACGATAGTGATTTGTGGACGTAGAGTATTTTATGACGCTAGGCAAAACAGCAAGTTGGTTGCGTTCAGCATACTCGACGGCTATCTCGAGCGCGCTAGAAAAGTCCACCGCATTCGCCGGCAACGATGCTTCATCAACCACATCAGTTTTGCTATAAGACGACACAGTTTTGACAAGCGGGTTAAATAGCTCGTCTTCCAAATTCATCGACAATCCTGTTACAGCGCTACTAAGCATCAACAGCCAACACCATAAGCCGATACTTTTATGCAGTTGCAAAAACTTAATCTTCCACGGGTTGCGCCATTGCACGGTCCACGCACGTTTCCATTTCTTTAAAAACTGATTACCTCGCGGCAGTGTTAGGTACAAGCCGACGAGTGACATCAGCACCCACAGCAATGCAACCATGCCCATGATGCGGCTACCCAGCGGCTTTGGCAGTAACAAACGGTTGTGCAATTTATAAATAAATGGAATCAAATTCTTCCGTTCAAAGCAGCACTCTCCCCACATGCGCTTACCTTTAATCTCGCCGGTAACCGGGTTAATGAACACTTCATCATAATCAATATCGTAAAGCTCACCCGTTACTGGGTTATGTCTTGGCTCAACATATGACACCAGAGCGTAGGTGGCGGCACTGACGATTGGTTGGTAGTTTACCCTTATGCGAGGATCACTCGCTTCAATACGCGCTACCAGTTCCGTTGCCGAAAGACTAGGTTCACCGACTTCGTCAATCTCGAATAGTTCGGGATTGAGCCAAATTTCAAGACGATCCTGGAAGGCAATCACACTTCCGGTCAAGCCAGCGCACAACAAAAACAACGCCATTCCTAATCCAAGATACCTATGTAACTTAACTAAGCTAGTACGCATGAATAACCTCATCACCCAAATTCAATTTATTACTTTTTTCCATCGACAACACACTGCTAAAATTCCGCTGATAAACCTACGGTAATCCAAGCTTGATCAGTCGGTAGCGCATACCTCTTACTGCTAGCCAACCAACTGCGGTTAGCGCTGGCGAACAAACCGGCCACCTCGGAAAGTGACCAGCTAACGTTTACCCCCGCCTGCAAATAGTTTTCCTGCCCGGCATAGCCAAAATCGAACCCCTGCATTACATAAGGCTCGACACTAATTGACTCTGACCCAAGACCAAACTCAGAACTTAGAAACAGCTCGAACACGCCGGCAGCAGCTTCCGTTGAATAGATGTAGTCGACGCGGGGAACAATCCAAAAATCACGGTCAACGCTGACGCTGAGGCTAAGTTCATTGTCGGTTTCGTCTGTGTCAAAGAACATTAAGCGTGTATACCCAAAAGACACATTAGCCACACCCAATTCCAAATCGTGAGCTATGCCAAAGTTTAGTTCTTGGTACGGTTCGCTACCGCCATCCCCAAACCAAACGGTGACTCGGAGCGGTTGCCAATTCATCGCAGCCTCAACTGAGATCAAACCTCCGCTATCGAGGCTGTCTCTGGCTTGAGAGACATACTTGCTATGCTTTTCAATACCAAATTCGAACGCTGGTTTGGTCTCCACATCAGCTAAAACGTCATTCCAATGCAGAACAGCGCAAAACAACACATAGCGGAGCAAGGCGGGGCCAAACCTTTGTTGACTTGTGCAGTTAATCAATTATCTTTACCACGTCACCTGGCTGCGTATAGCAAAAGCATCGCCTTTGTGTGCTGCGTACCCTTGAGGTAACACTTCAAGACTGTTATCAATATCAAAGTGAACCCAATTAGCCGACAATCTTAGAAACGATTTTGGATACCAATTCAAGCCTACCGAAAGTGTCGCCCCCTTACCGCCGCTTATATCTCCACTGACGAGATCCATGTAACTGCTACGCAATGCCAGCTCGACAGCACCCTGACCTCCCTCACCCCAGCTAGTCGCTGGTAC contains:
- the surE gene encoding 5'/3'-nucleotidase SurE; translated protein: MHQRSLFTHLLFFLFTLISTSPAFATDAKDFRILLTNDDGINAQGLHALVKTLSPHYDVVVSAPAKKWGGRSHGTLLWEGPMEVSKFNLKNTTSDTPAYHVSAYSVQGLPADAARFGIIQQREKNQAVDLVISGINHGENLGSLSHLSGTIGSAMEGAYYGIPAIAVSIESKAAKENKFEAATQAVLTLVEGIRENGLPKGVVLNVNVPENAKGGMRIAPMDHDNVKVDGFTQTGDKFEPTFSYPKANLSYSDMTVYEQGLIAVTPIQLDWTDHEAIKLMNTWDLDN
- a CDS encoding PepSY-associated TM helix domain-containing protein gives rise to the protein MRTSLVKLHRYLGLGMALFLLCAGLTGSVIAFQDRLEIWLNPELFEIDEVGEPSLSATELVARIEASDPRIRVNYQPIVSAATYALVSYVEPRHNPVTGELYDIDYDEVFINPVTGEIKGKRMWGECCFERKNLIPFIYKLHNRLLLPKPLGSRIMGMVALLWVLMSLVGLYLTLPRGNQFLKKWKRAWTVQWRNPWKIKFLQLHKSIGLWCWLLMLSSAVTGLSMNLEDELFNPLVKTVSSYSKTDVVDEASLPANAVDFSSALEIAVEYAERNQLAVLPSVIKYSTSTNHYRVNLAEPSTLGLGPITVYVGAGSGQVLAVADPAGDTAGDFVAALRLPLHSGRVAGTAGSVLVALTGLMTALMVIVGVSMWFRRRFR